In Symmachiella dynata, the following are encoded in one genomic region:
- a CDS encoding efflux RND transporter permease subunit produces MSTLSEFYQKHSGKLLLLTLLSFPLLFVKAQTLPANNDIETWLPRDSEVRSNYEEFKRDFGVEELIVVGIENTSKDDVLVEAVCERLERLDSVRKCWSPGRMQAIMTSFGVDDVEAESRLKGLTLSQDGRLVGLICLLSPEGYGDRAKTVDAVTGVLEYCQLRGDQVRLAGAPVIVTELDRLGSEEENQKFFFITLLVCWGLLAYTTRQWQLSLALLGLTIWAIQLTLAGIHVAGGEMNFILSALSVMVMIFTLAVSIHFMHYYTAALEDDDPLGQALKTAWKPCCLATLTTTIGLVSLAVSDILPVNQFGYAAAWGSVVALITGLGLTPALMTIWPPQAQSEEQGAAIISRLGDWISTHSKVVSAATVTMIMATCVGLMSIETKIDPLDFLPKNSKVLTDAQRVEAQLTNIDSIEAVVEFRNNDLPFTQRLEKVREIEAVIAGHPAVRHTISSASFFPSEMPQNPFTLGRLLKRAESQREHNEYIADGERLWRISARISTSEGLSQHEIFEQLQARAEGLPVRFTGIAPMLNHAQQEIFRGFHESFLMAFLIITGVMVVSLRSWKTAMVAMIPNLTPICIVYGILGWVGMPVDIGMMMSGSIALGIAVDGTFHFLVHYQTQFNRGVSSSQASCEALRQTGVPIFKAALISSIGMLALTLSSFAPTARFGLLMCSLLIAALVGDLVLLPALLCLRPSRLRQQESEKAELAGPHRLPTTPEPAVLADRVA; encoded by the coding sequence TTGTCGACCCTTTCCGAGTTTTATCAAAAACACAGCGGCAAGTTGCTCCTCCTCACGCTGTTGTCATTTCCATTGCTGTTTGTCAAAGCACAAACATTGCCGGCCAACAACGACATCGAGACCTGGCTGCCTCGCGATTCCGAAGTCCGCTCCAACTATGAGGAATTCAAACGCGACTTTGGTGTGGAAGAACTCATCGTCGTCGGTATTGAAAACACATCGAAAGATGACGTGCTGGTCGAAGCGGTTTGCGAACGGCTGGAACGTCTCGACAGTGTGCGGAAATGTTGGTCTCCCGGACGGATGCAAGCCATTATGACCAGCTTCGGCGTTGACGACGTCGAAGCGGAATCGCGGCTGAAGGGATTGACCCTTTCCCAAGACGGCCGTTTGGTGGGATTGATTTGCTTGTTGTCCCCCGAAGGATACGGCGATCGTGCAAAGACGGTCGATGCCGTGACCGGTGTGTTGGAGTATTGCCAACTCCGCGGCGATCAGGTCCGTCTGGCCGGCGCGCCGGTCATCGTGACTGAATTGGACCGCTTGGGGAGTGAAGAAGAAAACCAGAAATTCTTTTTCATCACCTTGTTGGTCTGTTGGGGTTTATTGGCTTACACCACGCGGCAATGGCAATTGTCACTCGCGCTGCTTGGACTGACCATTTGGGCCATTCAATTGACGTTAGCGGGGATCCACGTTGCCGGTGGGGAAATGAACTTCATCCTCAGCGCGTTGTCGGTGATGGTGATGATTTTTACGTTGGCGGTTTCGATTCACTTCATGCATTACTACACCGCCGCTTTAGAGGACGACGACCCATTGGGGCAGGCATTAAAAACTGCCTGGAAGCCCTGCTGCTTGGCGACGTTGACCACGACAATCGGTCTGGTTTCGTTGGCGGTCAGCGACATCCTCCCCGTCAATCAATTCGGTTATGCTGCTGCATGGGGCTCGGTGGTGGCATTGATTACCGGGTTGGGTTTAACGCCCGCTTTGATGACGATCTGGCCACCGCAGGCTCAATCTGAAGAGCAAGGCGCAGCGATCATTTCTCGACTGGGAGATTGGATCTCGACACACAGCAAAGTCGTCTCAGCAGCTACGGTGACCATGATCATGGCGACCTGTGTGGGATTGATGTCGATCGAAACGAAGATCGATCCGCTCGACTTTCTTCCCAAAAACAGCAAAGTCCTGACCGACGCACAGCGTGTGGAAGCTCAGCTCACAAACATCGACTCGATCGAAGCGGTCGTTGAATTTCGTAATAACGACCTGCCATTTACCCAGCGGTTGGAAAAGGTACGTGAAATCGAAGCGGTGATCGCCGGTCATCCCGCCGTACGGCACACGATTTCCTCGGCGTCGTTCTTCCCCTCCGAGATGCCGCAAAACCCGTTTACGCTGGGACGGCTTTTGAAACGCGCCGAATCGCAGCGGGAGCACAACGAATATATCGCCGATGGCGAACGGCTGTGGCGGATCTCCGCGCGAATTAGCACCAGTGAAGGATTGTCGCAGCACGAAATCTTCGAGCAACTGCAAGCACGGGCCGAAGGGTTGCCTGTCCGCTTTACCGGCATCGCCCCCATGCTGAACCATGCTCAGCAGGAGATCTTTCGAGGGTTTCACGAGAGCTTTTTGATGGCGTTTTTGATCATCACCGGCGTAATGGTCGTTTCGTTGCGGTCTTGGAAAACGGCCATGGTGGCGATGATTCCTAATCTGACGCCGATTTGTATTGTGTATGGAATTCTGGGTTGGGTCGGAATGCCGGTCGACATCGGTATGATGATGTCCGGTAGCATCGCTTTGGGAATTGCAGTGGACGGCACCTTCCATTTTCTCGTGCACTATCAAACGCAGTTCAACCGAGGAGTCTCCTCCTCTCAGGCGTCGTGTGAGGCACTACGGCAAACCGGGGTCCCGATCTTTAAGGCGGCCCTGATCTCCAGCATCGGCATGCTGGCGTTGACTCTGAGTAGCTTTGCACCGACAGCCCGGTTTGGCCTGTTGATGTGCTCGCTGTTGATTGCGGCCTTGGTTGGCGATTTGGTATTATTGCCAGCACTGTTGTGCCTCCGCCCGAGTCGTCTCCGTCAACAAGAGTCGGAGAAAGCGGAATTAGCGGGTCCACACAGGCTGCCAACAACGCCTGAACCGGCTGTATTGGCCGATAGGGTCGCATGA
- a CDS encoding phosphoglycerate kinase has protein sequence MAKKTIADIDPSGKTVLMRVDFNVPLDDNQNVTDDRRINMALPSIKSVIERGGRVILMSHSGRPKGDGGDAKYSLKPAAAKLAELLGQEVAFATDTIGDDAGAKRAALADGGVLVLENLRFNAGEKSGDADFAAALADGADIYCNDAFGTCHRTDASMVAVPQAMGDKPKVSGFLVAKEIQYLSDAIAKPERPFVAILGGAKVSDKITVIENLLGICDKVLIGGAMAYTFSLAQGGQVGGSLVEKDKVDLAKQLIERGGDKLMLPVDTHCGDAFSSDCNKVVVDAGKIPDGYEGLDIGPKTAAIYAETVKAAKTIVWNGPMGVFEMPPFDAGTKAVAQAIADGDGTSIIGGGDSAAAVQQLGFAEQVSHVSTGGGASLAMLEGQEFAAVNLLDDK, from the coding sequence ATGGCAAAAAAGACAATCGCTGACATCGATCCCTCCGGAAAAACTGTTTTGATGCGGGTCGATTTCAACGTTCCGCTCGATGATAATCAAAATGTGACTGATGACCGCCGCATCAATATGGCACTCCCCTCGATCAAATCGGTGATTGAGCGTGGCGGGCGCGTAATCCTGATGAGCCATTCGGGGCGGCCCAAAGGTGACGGCGGCGACGCCAAATACAGCCTCAAGCCAGCCGCTGCCAAACTGGCCGAACTGCTCGGACAAGAAGTCGCCTTTGCCACCGACACGATCGGCGACGATGCAGGGGCCAAACGGGCTGCGCTGGCCGATGGTGGAGTTCTGGTGCTGGAAAATCTGCGGTTCAATGCTGGTGAAAAGTCCGGTGATGCCGATTTCGCCGCCGCCTTGGCCGACGGGGCCGACATTTATTGCAACGACGCGTTCGGCACTTGCCATCGCACCGATGCCTCGATGGTCGCCGTCCCGCAAGCCATGGGAGACAAGCCCAAGGTTTCTGGTTTTCTGGTCGCTAAAGAGATTCAATACCTCAGCGACGCCATCGCCAAACCGGAACGTCCGTTTGTAGCGATTTTAGGCGGAGCTAAGGTTTCTGACAAAATCACCGTCATCGAAAACCTGCTCGGCATCTGTGACAAAGTCCTCATCGGCGGAGCGATGGCGTATACGTTCTCACTCGCCCAAGGGGGCCAAGTTGGCGGCAGTCTGGTCGAAAAGGATAAAGTCGATCTGGCCAAACAATTGATCGAGCGCGGCGGCGACAAATTGATGCTGCCGGTCGACACGCATTGCGGCGACGCGTTCAGCAGTGACTGCAACAAGGTTGTGGTCGATGCTGGTAAAATCCCCGACGGTTACGAAGGCCTCGACATCGGACCGAAGACGGCCGCGATTTACGCCGAAACGGTCAAAGCCGCCAAAACGATCGTCTGGAACGGTCCGATGGGCGTCTTCGAAATGCCCCCCTTCGATGCCGGCACCAAAGCGGTCGCTCAGGCGATTGCCGATGGAGACGGAACCAGCATCATCGGCGGCGGGGACAGCGCAGCCGCGGTTCAGCAACTTGGCTTTGCTGAACAGGTGTCGCACGTCAGCACCGGTGGTGGCGCCAGTTTGGCGATGCTCGAAGGCCAAGAGTTCGCCGCCGTCAACCTGCTCGACGACAAATAG
- a CDS encoding SDR family oxidoreductase — protein sequence MSYQLLTGATGLLGRYLIRDLMQADVPLAVLVRPTRKASVRQRVEQMMAFWEERLGHAMPRPVVLEGDISQENLGLDDRSVKWVEEHCTGMIHNAASLTFHSTGPESEPWRSNIQGVRHVLDLCEKTGIRQFLHMSTAYVCGLREGRVLETELDVGQERGNDYEMSKIDAEKMVHAASFIDDLTICRPAIIVGDSQTGYTSTYHGFYAALQLAYTLVRSMEPDDTGRVRSIARFELSGNESKNLVPVDWVSAATTHIVTHPELHGQTYHLTPRHPATIRLVSDILEDATRFYSAKFVGEDAEIDDWGEAEQIFNDNIHVYNSYWRDDPTFDCTNTLTAMPHLPCPDVDREMLLRMSKVAIDSNFGGGRDKRVDLDFDPHQHLKPLVDAGEKQTNGQADAHLLGLEVTGGGGGAWHLMLQDGKLVGADVGRDQKCTAVYRLDSDTFATLATGQESASSALDKGQLVIDGNGLSRSELVDIFDEIVRGSGVGK from the coding sequence ATGTCCTACCAGTTACTGACCGGTGCCACTGGCCTATTGGGCCGTTATTTGATTCGTGACTTGATGCAAGCCGATGTCCCGTTGGCGGTGCTCGTCCGCCCAACGCGGAAGGCTTCGGTGCGTCAACGTGTTGAGCAAATGATGGCTTTCTGGGAAGAGCGTCTGGGGCATGCCATGCCCCGGCCGGTGGTCTTGGAGGGGGACATCAGCCAGGAAAACCTGGGGCTGGATGACCGCTCGGTTAAGTGGGTCGAAGAGCACTGCACCGGCATGATTCACAATGCCGCCAGTTTGACCTTCCACAGTACAGGACCCGAAAGCGAACCTTGGCGTTCAAACATCCAAGGGGTGCGGCACGTTTTGGATCTGTGTGAAAAGACAGGCATCCGCCAGTTCTTGCACATGTCGACCGCTTATGTGTGCGGGCTCCGTGAAGGCCGCGTGCTTGAAACGGAATTGGATGTGGGGCAGGAACGGGGCAACGATTATGAAATGAGCAAAATCGACGCCGAAAAAATGGTGCATGCGGCGTCATTCATTGATGACCTCACTATCTGTCGCCCAGCGATTATTGTCGGCGATTCCCAAACCGGCTACACAAGCACCTACCACGGGTTTTACGCCGCTTTGCAATTGGCCTACACCCTGGTCCGCTCGATGGAGCCGGACGACACCGGTCGCGTGCGTTCCATTGCGCGGTTCGAACTTTCCGGCAACGAATCCAAGAATCTAGTCCCTGTGGATTGGGTCAGTGCGGCAACGACCCATATCGTCACGCACCCGGAACTGCACGGTCAAACCTACCATCTCACGCCGCGGCATCCGGCGACGATTCGTCTGGTGAGCGATATTTTAGAAGACGCGACGCGGTTTTATAGTGCGAAGTTCGTGGGCGAAGATGCGGAAATCGACGATTGGGGCGAGGCCGAGCAAATCTTCAACGACAACATTCACGTCTACAACTCGTATTGGCGGGATGACCCGACGTTTGATTGCACAAACACCTTAACCGCCATGCCGCACCTGCCCTGCCCCGACGTGGACCGCGAAATGTTGTTGCGGATGTCTAAGGTGGCGATCGACAGTAACTTCGGCGGTGGTCGTGACAAACGGGTTGACCTCGATTTCGACCCGCATCAACACCTCAAACCGTTGGTGGATGCCGGCGAAAAACAAACAAACGGCCAAGCCGACGCGCATCTCCTGGGACTGGAAGTTACCGGAGGTGGCGGGGGCGCTTGGCACCTGATGCTGCAAGATGGCAAGCTGGTGGGGGCTGATGTCGGCCGCGACCAAAAATGCACCGCCGTCTACCGACTGGATTCCGACACCTTCGCCACTTTGGCAACCGGCCAAGAATCAGCCAGCTCCGCCCTGGATAAAGGGCAATTGGTGATCGACGGCAACGGGCTGTCCCGCTCGGAACTGGTGGACATTTTCGACGAAATTGTCCGTGGCTCGGGTGTGGGGAAATAA
- the nusB gene encoding transcription antitermination factor NusB, translating to MARRSRARETALQLLYRQDLNPAGNLESAGEFIEERLEDQALRDFCWKLFTGALEWRNVIDTRIEEVAANWSLRRMAPTDRNVLRLGAYELLYTDTPNRVVIDESLELAKKFGNAQSSQFVNGILDQLMPTLTDESPDAPTQAM from the coding sequence ATGGCGCGTCGCAGCCGGGCACGAGAAACGGCCCTCCAACTGCTCTACCGACAGGATCTCAATCCCGCCGGCAATTTAGAGTCTGCCGGTGAATTCATCGAGGAACGGCTTGAAGACCAAGCCTTGCGCGATTTTTGCTGGAAACTATTCACCGGTGCGCTGGAATGGCGCAACGTCATCGATACGCGCATCGAAGAAGTGGCCGCCAACTGGTCGCTGCGGCGAATGGCGCCGACCGATCGCAACGTGTTGCGTCTCGGCGCCTACGAGTTGCTCTATACCGATACGCCCAATCGGGTGGTGATCGACGAATCCTTAGAGCTGGCTAAGAAATTCGGCAATGCACAGTCGTCGCAATTCGTTAACGGGATCCTGGACCAATTGATGCCCACCCTGACCGACGAATCCCCCGACGCTCCAACGCAAGCGATGTAA
- the ribH gene encoding 6,7-dimethyl-8-ribityllumazine synthase — MPEEIQGDLLSAAGRFAIVVARWNELVTRLMLDGAIDTLHRHGVADDQITVVWVPGSFEIPIVADNLARSGNYAGVCCLGAVIQGETTHDQYINQQVAAGIMQAGRETGVPVTFGVLTCQNMEQAQDRAGGKAGNKGRDAALAAIEMANLMAKLRG, encoded by the coding sequence ATGCCTGAAGAAATCCAAGGTGATTTGCTGTCCGCCGCTGGCCGGTTTGCCATTGTCGTTGCCCGCTGGAATGAACTGGTGACCCGCCTGATGTTGGACGGGGCCATCGACACACTGCACCGGCATGGCGTCGCCGACGACCAAATCACCGTCGTCTGGGTCCCGGGATCCTTTGAAATCCCTATTGTCGCTGACAATCTCGCCCGCAGTGGAAACTACGCCGGCGTTTGTTGCCTCGGAGCGGTGATCCAAGGGGAAACAACTCATGATCAATATATTAACCAACAAGTGGCCGCAGGCATCATGCAAGCGGGCCGCGAAACCGGGGTCCCGGTGACGTTTGGCGTGTTGACTTGCCAGAACATGGAACAGGCTCAGGACCGCGCTGGTGGCAAGGCGGGCAACAAAGGCCGCGACGCCGCGCTGGCTGCTATTGAAATGGCCAATTTGATGGCTAAGCTAAGAGGTTAG
- the coaE gene encoding dephospho-CoA kinase (Dephospho-CoA kinase (CoaE) performs the final step in coenzyme A biosynthesis.): protein MSNPSRTNRGTVPIIGIVGGIGSGKSSVARQLHETMPVAVVDADKAGHQVLTEQTTKQALRARFGDEIFHEQGDINRPALGRLVFGTDPESKTAKTDLESIVHPRIGEILREQIAAAQAQPGIMAVILDAAVLLETGWKEFCDTVVFIDVPEDIRRNRVIQNRNWTAEEFAAREANQLPLETKKQLSNHIVDNSMTVEVAAQQLRQIVAKIVGSSAKS, encoded by the coding sequence TTGTCAAACCCTTCCAGGACCAACCGTGGGACAGTTCCCATCATCGGCATTGTCGGTGGAATCGGATCCGGTAAGAGTTCGGTCGCCCGTCAATTGCACGAAACAATGCCAGTTGCTGTTGTCGACGCCGACAAGGCCGGCCATCAAGTCCTCACCGAACAAACAACGAAACAGGCCCTCAGGGCGCGTTTCGGCGACGAAATTTTTCACGAACAAGGAGACATCAATCGTCCCGCATTGGGGCGGCTCGTGTTTGGAACAGATCCGGAGTCCAAAACCGCGAAAACAGACCTCGAATCGATCGTGCATCCGCGGATCGGTGAGATATTGCGAGAACAAATCGCCGCAGCCCAGGCCCAGCCGGGAATCATGGCGGTCATCCTCGATGCGGCGGTGCTGTTAGAAACCGGTTGGAAGGAATTTTGCGACACTGTCGTGTTCATCGACGTCCCGGAGGATATCCGCCGCAACCGCGTAATACAGAATCGGAATTGGACTGCGGAGGAATTCGCGGCCCGAGAGGCCAATCAACTTCCATTAGAGACTAAAAAACAATTATCAAACCACATCGTCGACAATTCAATGACCGTTGAAGTCGCTGCCCAACAACTGCGGCAAATCGTCGCGAAGATTGTCGGGAGTTCAGCGAAGAGCTAA
- a CDS encoding sialidase family protein has translation MGRGLFCLLSLSLLCANPVFTRADEPQVEKKIVVFGEEGKFGGWPANHGMWIWGDEILVGFSTGSHKDLGKERHNIDRQKPEYHVLARSLDGGETWKMEFPNDKGMLINQGGMRHGTTDPKHTEPTPADITEPIDFTHPDFCMTMRFQNVHGGVSRLYYSYDRGHTWKGPFKVPDFGQPGVMARSDYIVNGPKDCHVFLTGSKSNNEEGRVFCGRTTDGGLTWKFLSYVGPEPNGFSIMPSTVRLSPNKLVMTTRRREGLGEDKHRWIDTWESNDNGASWTYLNNAVEDVGEGNPPAMLRLQDGRLCVTYGDRKAPFQVCAKFSSDEGKTWSAPFVLDTNAGGRDLGYPRTVQRPDGKLVTTYYIYYQDSPYRKIVANIWDCGM, from the coding sequence ATGGGTCGCGGCTTGTTTTGTCTGCTCAGTCTGAGCCTGCTTTGTGCCAATCCGGTTTTCACCCGTGCCGACGAACCCCAGGTCGAGAAAAAAATCGTCGTGTTCGGTGAGGAGGGCAAGTTCGGCGGCTGGCCGGCCAATCATGGCATGTGGATTTGGGGAGACGAAATTCTCGTTGGATTCAGCACCGGTTCGCACAAAGACTTGGGCAAAGAACGTCACAACATCGATCGTCAAAAACCAGAGTATCATGTCTTAGCGCGCAGTCTGGATGGCGGTGAGACTTGGAAGATGGAGTTCCCCAACGACAAGGGGATGCTTATCAACCAAGGCGGCATGCGACACGGCACGACCGATCCGAAGCATACCGAACCGACTCCGGCCGACATCACAGAACCGATCGATTTCACACATCCCGATTTCTGCATGACAATGCGGTTCCAGAATGTGCATGGCGGGGTTTCGCGGCTGTACTATTCCTACGACCGTGGGCACACTTGGAAAGGCCCGTTCAAAGTCCCCGACTTCGGGCAACCGGGCGTGATGGCCCGCTCGGACTACATCGTCAACGGCCCCAAGGACTGTCATGTCTTTCTGACCGGTTCGAAATCCAACAACGAAGAAGGCCGCGTCTTTTGCGGCCGCACGACCGATGGCGGATTGACCTGGAAGTTCTTGTCCTACGTCGGCCCCGAACCCAACGGATTTTCGATCATGCCTTCGACCGTGCGGTTATCGCCGAACAAATTGGTGATGACCACTCGCCGCCGTGAAGGGCTGGGCGAAGACAAGCACCGTTGGATTGACACCTGGGAGTCAAACGACAATGGCGCCAGTTGGACGTACCTGAACAACGCCGTCGAAGATGTCGGCGAAGGCAACCCGCCAGCAATGCTCCGGCTGCAAGACGGACGGCTGTGCGTGACCTACGGCGACCGCAAGGCCCCGTTTCAAGTTTGCGCCAAGTTCAGCAGCGACGAGGGAAAAACCTGGAGCGCACCGTTTGTGCTAGATACCAACGCCGGCGGCCGCGACCTAGGCTATCCTCGCACAGTGCAGCGTCCCGACGGCAAATTAGTAACGACGTATTACATCTACTATCAGGACAGTCCGTACCGCAAGATCGTAGCGAACATTTGGGACTGCGGGATGTGA
- the purE gene encoding 5-(carboxyamino)imidazole ribonucleotide mutase gives MSNSDKPLVGIIMGSSSDWDTMNPAVDMFKEFDIPFECRVMSAHRTPAVVTEFSSTAEERGVEVLIAGAGGAAHLAGVVAAHTVLPVLGVPIESKLNGLDSLLSTVQMPGGIPVGTLAIGSAGAKNAALLAIRIMACSRPELRKKIHAFNAKQAEKVMAAELPV, from the coding sequence ATGAGCAATAGCGATAAACCCCTCGTGGGAATCATCATGGGCAGCTCGTCGGACTGGGACACGATGAACCCGGCTGTCGACATGTTTAAAGAATTCGACATCCCCTTTGAATGCCGCGTGATGTCGGCGCACCGCACACCGGCGGTCGTGACCGAGTTTTCTTCCACTGCCGAAGAGCGGGGTGTCGAAGTCCTCATCGCCGGGGCAGGGGGAGCCGCGCACTTGGCTGGTGTCGTCGCCGCCCACACGGTCTTGCCGGTATTGGGTGTACCGATCGAAAGCAAACTCAACGGCCTGGACTCGCTGCTGTCGACTGTACAAATGCCCGGTGGTATCCCGGTCGGCACATTGGCCATCGGCAGCGCCGGCGCCAAGAACGCCGCATTGTTGGCGATCCGCATCATGGCCTGCAGCCGGCCGGAGTTGCGGAAAAAAATCCACGCTTTCAACGCCAAGCAGGCCGAAAAAGTGATGGCAGCCGAATTGCCGGTTTAA
- the rho gene encoding transcription termination factor Rho: protein MRRDSSGSQSSTVGSDNRSDENVSRADRIRANSADERYEEIKRGDIHIAELQRMTMKELLTQARLEQVTEYSGLKKQDLIFKILKERTKLNGLMFGEGTLEVLPDGFGFLRSPDYHYLPCPDDIYVSPSQIRRFGLRNGAIVAGQIRPPKENERYFALLRVEAINGQDPNLLTEKVFFDDLTPLHPETRLRLAAEASVLSTRVVDMIAPIGMGQRGLIVSPPRAGKTILLQQLAQAVLAAHPDAYVIMLLIDERPEEVTEMERHVKGHNCEVISSTFDEPPSRHIQVSEMVIEKAKRMVEYGQNVVIFLDSITRLARAWNTEVPHSGKILSGGVDANALQHPKRFFGAARNVEEGGSLTIVATALVDTGSRMDEVIFEEFKGTGNTELHLDRRMVEKRIWPAIDVNRSGTRREELLIDEDELRRIWILRRVLNDMNPVDAMELLVNRMQRTKTNQEFLLSMNLS from the coding sequence ATGCGGCGCGATTCGAGCGGTTCGCAATCCTCGACAGTCGGAAGCGACAATCGCTCTGACGAGAACGTCAGCCGCGCCGACCGCATTCGCGCCAACTCAGCCGATGAACGCTACGAAGAGATCAAACGGGGTGACATCCACATCGCTGAATTACAGCGGATGACGATGAAGGAATTGCTCACCCAAGCCCGGCTGGAGCAGGTCACCGAATATTCCGGACTCAAAAAGCAGGATCTGATTTTCAAGATCCTCAAAGAACGCACCAAACTCAACGGCTTAATGTTCGGCGAGGGAACCCTGGAAGTGCTTCCCGATGGTTTTGGCTTTCTTCGCAGTCCGGATTACCATTACCTGCCTTGCCCAGACGATATTTACGTCTCCCCCAGTCAGATTCGGCGGTTCGGACTGCGCAACGGTGCCATCGTCGCCGGCCAGATTCGTCCTCCGAAGGAAAACGAGCGTTACTTCGCGCTGTTACGCGTCGAAGCCATCAACGGCCAAGACCCCAACTTGCTCACTGAGAAGGTCTTCTTCGACGACCTAACGCCGCTACACCCCGAGACACGCTTGCGACTGGCCGCCGAAGCCAGCGTGCTCAGCACGCGTGTTGTCGACATGATCGCTCCGATTGGTATGGGACAACGCGGACTGATCGTTTCGCCACCGCGGGCGGGTAAAACGATCTTACTGCAACAATTGGCCCAAGCCGTGCTTGCCGCACATCCGGATGCCTACGTGATTATGCTGCTGATTGACGAGCGGCCCGAAGAAGTCACGGAGATGGAACGACACGTCAAAGGACACAATTGCGAGGTCATCAGCAGTACATTCGATGAGCCGCCCAGTCGGCACATTCAGGTCTCTGAAATGGTCATCGAAAAGGCCAAGCGGATGGTTGAATATGGCCAGAACGTGGTGATCTTTCTGGATTCCATCACACGGTTGGCCCGTGCTTGGAACACCGAAGTTCCCCACTCCGGAAAAATCCTCTCCGGTGGTGTCGATGCCAATGCCCTGCAGCATCCCAAACGTTTCTTCGGGGCCGCTCGGAATGTCGAAGAAGGGGGCAGCCTGACGATCGTGGCGACCGCTCTGGTCGACACCGGCAGCCGCATGGACGAAGTCATCTTCGAAGAATTTAAGGGAACCGGTAACACCGAGTTGCACTTAGATCGCCGTATGGTCGAAAAACGGATTTGGCCGGCGATCGACGTCAACCGCTCCGGCACCCGCCGCGAAGAATTGTTGATCGACGAAGACGAACTGCGACGCATTTGGATTTTGCGACGCGTCCTCAACGACATGAATCCGGTCGACGCCATGGAACTGTTGGTCAACCGCATGCAACGCACCAAGACCAACCAGGAATTCCTGCTGAGCATGAACCTCAGCTAG